The following are from one region of the Bactrocera oleae isolate idBacOlea1 chromosome 6, idBacOlea1, whole genome shotgun sequence genome:
- the LOC106618041 gene encoding cilia- and flagella-associated protein 157 codes for MPPKKGKGKGKKGKKEEKKDPNKLNNVDRAFCELTITDLNQKLARLRTHLASLDDNNVNLKEKLHQIEEDHTDVAAHLERTLGERNETIHELEERLTEIIKIREAENVQSAEKIRELETKYKSMHDQLTSEIKLLNGKLNSLDEFRVQRDLLLSKFDDQETELKEKERAHTEMIYAMEQKAVVEKDALKKEVETKLLQVSEDFTRSSEIRNAGYTRRLIRENIALQKEIDILVLSQIKMQQQFNDQVVRHKEMAEQYASMDQLKKQLIRNSQNKIKIIEKLTDNYEKLKSKYVEVAKYRKLYETAVKRDICERFNFKDMSKKMRHLEQRIEELKMEKSRFIAMHQQHETEIQRLRDIIIQIKSTVRSAIDAIDKPCDKQALRESMSQDALRQLRRHDLLTELMDIVSSHSDKLPPTPSALSISRSTSSVYRPGKMGFMPRSASSLMEIFKRTAHKAASADVVATEYQIQQVESKIIPKARELGGENLFDVEMGSTLYVSSSHEAIETVVPVEDEQVEGEDEGESSSADYGSSAARAKQSVVTTPAAEVEAPTTGRLSMRVSQRSEAAETASQRGSESGSRVIYDVEYDEGDEEFSINLFY; via the coding sequence ATGCCACCTAAGAAAGGTAAAGGTAAGGGCAAGAAAGGAAAGAAAGAGGAGAAGAAGGATCCAAATAAGTTGAACAATGTGGATCGCGCATTCTGTGAACTCACCATAACCGATCTCAATCAGAAGCTTGCACGTCTACGCACACACCTCGCTTCATTGGATGACAATAATGTTAACCTCAAGGAGAAATTGCATCAAATTGAGGAGGATCACACTGATGTGGCGGCGCATTTGGAGCGTACGCTCGGCGAACGCAACGAAACGATACACGAGCTGGAAGAGCGTCTTACTGAGATCATCAAGATACGCGAGGCAGAGAATGTGCAATCGGCAGAGAAAATAAGAGAACTGGAGACCAAATACAAGTCTATGCATGATCAATTGACCTCCGAAATTAAGCTGCTGAACGGAAAATTGAACTCGCTCGACGAATTTCGCGTGCAACGTGATCTATTGCTCTCCAAATTCGACGATCAAGAGACGGAATTGAAAGAGAAGGAGCGCGCACATACCGAAATGATTTATGCAATGGAACAGAAAGCGGTCGTGGAGAAGGATGCGCTAAAGAAAGAGGTGGAAACTAAGCTATTACAGGTATCAGAGGATTTTACGCGCTCCAGCGAGATACGTAACGCTGGCTATACGCGTCGTTTAATACGTGAGAATATCGCCTTGCAAAAGGAAATCGACATATTGGTGCTGTCGCAGattaaaatgcaacaacaatttaatgaTCAAGTTGTGCGGCATAAAGAAATGGCCGAGCAATATGCGTCAATGGATCAGCTGAAAAAACAGCTGATACGCAACTCACAGAATAAGATCAAGATAATCGAGAAGCTTACCGATAACTATGAAAAGCTCAAATCCAAATATGTAGAGGTTGCTAAGTATCGCAAGTTGTATGAAACTGCGGTGAAGCGCGATATCTGCGAACGTTTCAACTTCAAGGATATGTCGAAGAAGATGCGCCATTTGGAACAACGCATCGAAGAGCTGAAAATGGAGAAGTCACGTTTTATAGCGATGCATCAACAGCATGAAACAGAGATACAACGTCTGCGTGACATCATCATACAGATTAAGAGCACCGTACGTTCGGCCATCGATGCTATAGATAAACCGTGCGACAAACAGGCACTCAGAGAGAGTATGTCGCAGGATGCCTTACGTCAACTGCGTCGTCACGATCTACTCACTGAGTTAATGGATATTGTAAGCAGTCACTCCGATAAGTTGCCACCGACACCCTCAGCTCTATCGATTTCACGTTCCACATCCTCGGTTTATCGTCCCGGCAAAATGGGTTTCATGCCGCGTAGCGCATCTTCgctaatggaaattttcaagCGTACCGCACATAAAGCCGCCTCCGCTGATGTTGTCGCCACCGAATATCAAATACAACAGGTTGAGAGTAAAATCATACCGAAAGCACGTGAACTGGGCGGTGAAAATTTATTCGATGTGGAAATGGGTTCCACTTTATATGTTTCATCCTCGCACGAAGCCATCGAGACTGTCGTGCCGGTCGAGGATGAGCAAGTGGAGGGTGAGGATGAGGGCGAATCGAGTAGCGCCGATTATGGCTCATCGGCAGCACGCGCAAAACAATCGGTCGTTACAACGCCGGCAGCTGAAGTTGAAGCGCCAACGACTGGGCGACTATCAATGCGGGTATCGCAACGTTCCGAAGCGGCTGAAACTGCGTCGCAGCGTGGTAGCGAATCCGGCTCTCGTGTCATTTACGATGTGGAGTACGATGAAGGGGATGAGGAGTTTTCGATTAACTTATTCTACTga